One window of Bifidobacterium pseudocatenulatum DSM 20438 = JCM 1200 = LMG 10505 genomic DNA carries:
- a CDS encoding LacI family DNA-binding transcriptional regulator, producing the protein MATIKEIAQRTGFSQATVSRLLNGDPTLSVREETRRKIIQASEDLGYSVQTKRIVIPHEVALLDNEKSDEALRDSYFTDLRSALECNAEQQRMEMTVFHNLDDMIARSSKFDGFMAIGADQISEEDLERLHRAMPYGVFIDVNPAPNLFDSVQPDLQQTMHDAVAACAAKGMKRVGFIGGKGCLMNFYEVDEENRATYFRREARRFGIQSDGLVYSDGLFTVSNGRALGEQFVRDHNGVLPDAVIVAADVIAVGVLQAFNAVGVLVPRDISVISINNQTISQLTSPPLSTFSIDQNELARVATLMLGDAISGKRTIRQHAYLSTSLVVRDSFVPAK; encoded by the coding sequence ATGGCGACGATTAAAGAGATTGCGCAACGTACCGGGTTTTCTCAGGCTACGGTGTCTCGACTTCTGAACGGTGATCCCACCCTATCGGTGCGTGAAGAGACTCGTCGCAAGATCATTCAGGCGAGCGAGGACCTCGGCTATAGCGTGCAGACCAAGCGCATCGTCATCCCTCATGAGGTTGCATTGCTTGACAATGAAAAGTCCGACGAGGCGTTGCGGGACTCCTATTTCACCGATTTGCGTTCGGCGCTCGAATGCAATGCGGAACAGCAACGCATGGAAATGACGGTGTTCCACAATCTCGACGATATGATCGCTCGCAGTTCCAAATTCGACGGGTTCATGGCGATAGGCGCCGACCAGATCAGCGAGGAAGACTTGGAGCGGCTGCATAGGGCCATGCCGTATGGCGTGTTCATTGACGTGAATCCGGCGCCGAATCTGTTCGATTCCGTGCAGCCTGATTTGCAGCAGACCATGCATGATGCGGTCGCGGCCTGTGCTGCCAAGGGCATGAAGCGCGTTGGATTCATCGGAGGCAAGGGCTGCCTGATGAACTTTTATGAGGTCGATGAGGAGAATCGCGCCACATATTTCCGTCGTGAGGCAAGGCGTTTCGGTATTCAATCCGACGGATTGGTGTATTCCGACGGCTTGTTCACCGTGAGCAACGGCCGTGCGTTGGGGGAGCAATTCGTGCGCGACCATAATGGCGTGCTGCCTGATGCCGTGATCGTAGCTGCCGATGTGATTGCGGTTGGCGTGCTGCAGGCGTTCAATGCGGTTGGCGTGCTGGTGCCGCGCGATATCAGCGTGATCAGCATTAACAATCAAACGATTTCGCAGTTGACCTCGCCGCCGTTGAGCACATTCTCCATCGATCAGAACGAGCTTGCGCGCGTGGCGACGCTGATGTTGGGTGATGCCATTTCCGGCAAACGCACGATTCGTCAGCATGCGTACCTGTCGACGTCGCTGGTGGTGCGCGATAGTTTTGTGCCGGCAAAATAG
- a CDS encoding ABC transporter ATP-binding protein: MASKQPKPPMQKAAPGTTKRIFGYIFQYKWRVALVVVCILVGAAAQAGSSLFLQSLIDTYILPMVGATNPDWMPLLRALTLMACLYAAGIFCSWLWQWIIVAVEQGTLKKIRDDMFAHQQTLPIRYFDTNEHGDIMSRYTNDTDTLRQAISQSFPQMFSSAVSALAALVSMLWLSVPVTIFVLAFTVILFVVVRKVVSRSGRYFVKQQIAIGDVNAFVEEAVNGQKVIKVFNHEDVTQTTFDKKNEELFEASAEANTWGNVTMPIVGNMGYLLYILLAIFGGFAAISGLGNFGLSGAGPLTLGTLISLLTLSRSFVNPLGQVSMQFNMVMMALAGASRIFALMDEQPEDDGGSVTLVNVELGEDGRTMTEVDHETGHWAWKREEGDDGTRSLKAAQSLSPRAAEVAMKARETAITSPDGRLTLLQGDVRFTDVNFGYNPDKPVLHDITWFAKPGQKIALVGATGAGKTTVTNLINRFYDIQDGMILYDGISVKGIRKPDLRRSLGVVLQDVNLFTGTVMDNIRYGRLDATDEECIAAAKLTNADGFIRMLPNGYQTVLEGDGSGLSQGQRQLISIARAAVADPPAMILDEATSSIDTRTEEVVQAGMDNLMKGRTVFVIAHRLSTVRNSDVIMVLDHGRIIERGSHDELIAQKGEYYQLYTGAVELE; the protein is encoded by the coding sequence ATGGCCAGCAAACAGCCGAAGCCACCAATGCAGAAAGCCGCACCGGGCACCACCAAGCGTATTTTCGGCTACATCTTCCAATACAAGTGGCGCGTGGCGCTCGTAGTAGTGTGCATTCTTGTCGGAGCTGCAGCGCAGGCCGGATCGTCACTGTTCCTGCAGTCGCTGATCGACACCTACATTCTGCCCATGGTTGGTGCCACCAACCCTGACTGGATGCCGCTGTTGCGTGCGCTGACACTCATGGCATGCCTGTATGCAGCCGGCATTTTCTGCAGCTGGCTATGGCAGTGGATCATCGTCGCCGTGGAACAGGGCACATTGAAGAAGATCCGCGACGACATGTTCGCTCACCAGCAGACCTTGCCGATCCGTTATTTCGATACCAACGAACACGGTGACATCATGAGCCGTTACACCAACGACACCGACACATTGCGCCAGGCCATCAGCCAATCGTTCCCGCAAATGTTCTCGTCCGCGGTGTCCGCGCTTGCGGCGCTCGTGTCGATGCTGTGGCTGTCGGTGCCTGTCACTATTTTTGTGCTCGCATTCACCGTAATTCTGTTCGTGGTGGTGCGCAAGGTCGTTTCCCGTTCCGGACGTTACTTCGTCAAGCAGCAGATCGCCATCGGCGATGTGAACGCATTCGTGGAAGAAGCGGTCAACGGCCAGAAGGTCATCAAGGTCTTCAACCATGAGGACGTCACCCAAACCACTTTCGACAAGAAGAACGAAGAACTCTTCGAAGCTTCCGCCGAAGCGAACACGTGGGGCAATGTGACTATGCCGATCGTCGGCAACATGGGCTACCTGCTGTACATTCTGCTGGCTATTTTCGGCGGATTTGCTGCGATTAGCGGACTTGGAAACTTCGGATTGTCCGGTGCTGGCCCGCTCACCCTGGGTACGCTGATCTCGCTGTTGACGCTGTCCCGCTCTTTCGTGAACCCGCTTGGCCAGGTGTCCATGCAGTTCAACATGGTGATGATGGCGCTTGCAGGCGCATCCCGCATCTTCGCGCTTATGGACGAGCAGCCGGAGGACGACGGCGGTTCCGTGACCTTGGTGAACGTGGAACTCGGCGAAGATGGACGCACCATGACCGAAGTTGACCATGAAACCGGTCACTGGGCGTGGAAGCGCGAGGAAGGCGATGACGGCACCCGTTCGCTCAAGGCCGCGCAATCCTTGAGCCCGCGTGCCGCCGAAGTGGCCATGAAAGCCCGTGAAACCGCCATTACCTCACCGGACGGTCGCCTCACCCTCCTGCAGGGCGATGTGCGCTTCACTGACGTGAACTTCGGCTATAACCCCGACAAACCGGTGCTGCACGACATCACCTGGTTCGCCAAGCCCGGACAGAAGATCGCATTGGTGGGCGCAACCGGTGCTGGCAAAACCACCGTCACCAATCTGATCAACCGTTTCTACGACATTCAGGACGGCATGATCCTGTATGACGGCATTTCCGTCAAGGGCATCCGCAAGCCGGATCTGCGTCGTTCGCTGGGTGTGGTGCTGCAGGACGTGAACCTGTTCACCGGTACGGTGATGGACAACATCCGTTACGGTCGCCTCGACGCCACCGATGAGGAATGCATCGCCGCCGCGAAGCTCACGAACGCCGACGGCTTCATCCGCATGCTGCCCAACGGCTACCAGACCGTGCTCGAAGGCGACGGCTCCGGCCTGTCCCAGGGCCAGCGCCAGTTGATTTCCATCGCACGTGCTGCCGTGGCCGATCCGCCGGCCATGATCCTCGACGAGGCCACCTCGTCCATCGACACCCGTACCGAAGAGGTGGTGCAGGCCGGCATGGACAACCTCATGAAGGGTCGTACCGTGTTCGTGATCGCCCACCGCCTCTCCACGGTGCGCAACTCCGACGTGATCATGGTGCTCGACCATGGCCGCATCATCGAACGCGGCTCGCATGACGAGCTCATCGCGCAGAAGGGCGAGTACTATCAGCTCTACACAGGTGCCGTAGAACTCGAATAA
- a CDS encoding ABC transporter ATP-binding protein produces the protein MTTANATASATPKPKQHVIRTLGKSLREYKKVSLLSPAFVAVESVLEILIPTVMASLIDEGISGGSMPAILKFGLILLICSVVSLTSGFLAGKFSAIAGAGFAKNLRHDQFEKVQGYSFTNIDRFSTGSIITRLTTDVTNLQNAYSMIIRMGVRAPIMVIVAWIFSFRISPSISLVFLACIPVLAIGLCGLAVLVHPVFERVFHTYDKLNNVVDENLQGIRVVKSYNRESHETEKFNRISQRIFKDFTKAERIMSFNNPLMMLCVYVSMLLIAWMGARQIVASGNNAALGLTTGDLTALVTYAMQILMAMMMLSMIFVMCIISQASAERICQVLNEESTVTNPANPVKEVKNGDIDFDHVTFRYSATSEKPVLDDIDLKIRSGMTVGIVGGTGSAKSSLVQLVPRLYDVTEGSLKVGGVDVRDYDLEVLRDQVAMVLQKNVLFSGTIAENLRWGNPNATDEEIRHACQLAQADGFIQEFPDKYDTYIEQGGTNVSGGQRQRLCIARALLKKPKILILDDSTSAVDTKTDQLIRTAFHHEIPDTTKIIIAQRVASVQESDMILVMDHGRIMAAGTHEQLLENCDEYRSIYESQTKNQAQPEELQ, from the coding sequence GTGACAACGGCAAACGCAACGGCGTCCGCAACGCCGAAACCAAAGCAGCATGTCATTCGCACACTGGGCAAATCCCTGCGCGAATACAAAAAAGTCAGTCTGCTCTCCCCGGCATTCGTAGCCGTGGAAAGCGTGCTGGAAATCCTTATTCCGACTGTCATGGCATCGCTGATTGATGAGGGCATCAGCGGTGGCAGCATGCCGGCGATTTTGAAATTCGGCTTGATTCTGTTGATTTGCTCGGTAGTTTCGCTGACATCCGGCTTTTTGGCTGGAAAGTTCTCGGCTATCGCAGGTGCCGGATTCGCGAAGAATCTGCGTCACGATCAGTTTGAGAAGGTGCAAGGCTACAGCTTCACCAATATCGACCGTTTCTCCACCGGTTCGATCATCACACGACTGACCACCGATGTGACCAACCTGCAGAACGCGTATTCGATGATTATCCGCATGGGTGTGCGCGCTCCGATCATGGTGATTGTGGCGTGGATCTTCTCCTTCCGCATCAGCCCATCCATCTCTTTGGTGTTCCTCGCCTGCATTCCGGTGCTCGCCATCGGCTTGTGTGGCCTGGCGGTGCTGGTGCACCCGGTGTTCGAGCGTGTGTTCCACACATACGACAAGCTCAACAACGTGGTCGACGAGAACCTGCAGGGCATCCGCGTGGTCAAGTCCTACAATCGCGAAAGCCACGAAACCGAAAAGTTCAACCGCATTTCGCAGCGCATCTTCAAGGACTTCACCAAGGCCGAACGCATTATGAGCTTCAACAATCCGCTTATGATGCTGTGCGTGTACGTGTCCATGCTGCTCATCGCATGGATGGGCGCCCGGCAGATCGTGGCGTCCGGCAACAATGCAGCCCTAGGCTTGACCACCGGCGATCTGACCGCATTGGTCACCTACGCCATGCAGATCCTCATGGCTATGATGATGCTTTCCATGATTTTCGTGATGTGCATTATTTCGCAGGCTTCCGCCGAACGTATCTGCCAGGTGCTGAACGAGGAAAGCACGGTTACGAATCCGGCTAATCCAGTCAAGGAAGTGAAGAATGGCGATATCGATTTCGACCATGTCACCTTCCGTTATTCCGCCACTTCCGAAAAGCCGGTGCTTGACGATATTGATTTGAAGATTCGTTCCGGCATGACCGTCGGCATCGTCGGCGGCACCGGTTCCGCAAAGTCCAGTCTGGTGCAGCTTGTGCCACGTTTGTATGACGTGACCGAAGGTTCGCTGAAGGTCGGCGGCGTGGATGTGCGTGATTACGATTTGGAAGTATTGCGTGATCAGGTTGCCATGGTGTTGCAAAAGAACGTGCTCTTCTCCGGAACTATTGCCGAAAACCTGCGTTGGGGCAATCCAAACGCCACTGATGAAGAGATTCGCCACGCGTGCCAGCTTGCACAGGCTGACGGCTTCATTCAGGAATTCCCCGACAAGTACGATACGTACATCGAACAGGGCGGTACCAACGTTTCCGGCGGCCAACGCCAGCGTCTGTGCATTGCGCGTGCGTTGCTGAAAAAGCCGAAGATCCTGATCCTCGACGATTCCACATCCGCGGTCGACACCAAAACCGATCAGCTGATTCGTACCGCATTCCATCATGAGATTCCCGACACCACGAAGATCATCATCGCCCAGCGTGTGGCCTCTGTGCAGGAATCCGACATGATTCTCGTCATGGACCACGGTCGCATCATGGCAGCCGGCACGCATGAACAACTGCTCGAAAACTGCGACGAATACCGTTCCATCTACGAATCGCAAACCAAGAATCAGGCTCAACCTGAGGAACTGCAGTGA
- a CDS encoding MarR family winged helix-turn-helix transcriptional regulator: protein MYAVTEVTNEQYKEPTGSRLFEVWESGLAKPPSVAIRSLHNVVNRYLRVTRPEAAEDISNGNVDVIVYLARHDNEEIFPQDIEQRFGVTRSTSCRVLGLMEQKGLIAREPVKRDARLKKIVLTDKSRHIAEVLRDNAKNMERILLEGLEDDQIRQFMHVLDVMQTNLVKTGLIGDESRYPSLEIQEQDASKSQVPQESQVPQKTCDDYASNNRDARDEYVSHVLRISQEMAIARNRK from the coding sequence ATGTATGCTGTGACGGAAGTGACGAACGAACAATACAAGGAACCGACTGGCTCACGACTCTTCGAAGTCTGGGAAAGCGGCTTGGCAAAGCCCCCCAGCGTGGCCATTCGCTCGCTGCACAACGTGGTCAACCGGTATCTGCGCGTCACCCGCCCTGAAGCGGCGGAAGACATCAGCAACGGCAACGTTGACGTCATCGTGTATCTCGCACGGCATGACAACGAGGAAATCTTTCCTCAAGACATCGAGCAACGCTTTGGCGTGACCCGATCCACATCATGCCGGGTGCTGGGGCTGATGGAGCAGAAGGGCCTGATCGCGCGCGAACCGGTGAAACGCGACGCACGACTGAAAAAAATCGTGTTGACGGACAAATCGAGGCATATCGCCGAAGTCTTGCGGGACAATGCGAAGAACATGGAACGAATCCTGCTGGAAGGCCTTGAAGACGATCAGATCCGCCAATTCATGCACGTGCTCGACGTCATGCAGACGAATCTGGTGAAAACAGGTTTGATCGGAGACGAAAGTCGATATCCAAGTTTGGAAATACAGGAACAGGACGCAAGCAAATCGCAAGTTCCGCAAGAATCGCAGGTTCCGCAAAAAACATGCGATGACTATGCCTCGAATAATCGCGATGCTCGTGATGAGTACGTCTCACACGTACTGCGGATATCGCAGGAAATGGCGATCGCGCGCAATCGCAAGTAA